Proteins encoded by one window of Aliivibrio wodanis:
- a CDS encoding general secretion pathway protein — protein MSVFNRKLSPHRHHNKAVHKGFTLIELLIVMVILGISSALVGPSLFQQYTKMQQQQELVGFKQQLRFIGQQAFYYRSSIQLSLDGKTVSIRYNSSDEQQDKVYESLFFEPSELVFNRDGTPDIDKLTVVINEKKYEIQTPSILPAERADTD, from the coding sequence ATGTCAGTTTTTAATCGCAAGCTCTCACCGCATCGCCATCATAATAAAGCGGTTCATAAAGGATTTACTTTAATTGAACTCTTAATTGTGATGGTGATATTAGGAATAAGCTCAGCCTTGGTTGGGCCTTCCTTATTTCAGCAATATACCAAGATGCAACAGCAGCAAGAACTGGTTGGTTTTAAGCAGCAGTTGCGTTTTATTGGGCAGCAAGCCTTTTACTATCGCTCATCAATACAATTATCACTTGATGGGAAAACAGTCTCAATCCGTTATAACTCCTCAGATGAACAGCAAGATAAAGTGTATGAATCTCTTTTTTTTGAACCGAGTGAGCTAGTGTTTAATCGAGATGGTACGCCAGATATAGATAAGCTAACGGTGGTGATTAATGAAAAGAAATATGAAATACAGACACCAAGCATTTTACCAGCAGAAAGGGCTGACACTGATTGA
- a CDS encoding putative general secretion pathway protein (No significant database matches): protein MAIGLAASVFQQNLLLQRKVLNQLEQTQLQQVVTRNVLFQLEQKKLSGKEVVNLVEINWKADVEKKAAFIDSYSFDTEKYSADLGHVTVYIITLTSEHWPDWSVEYKESIWTP from the coding sequence ATGGCAATCGGTTTAGCTGCAAGTGTGTTTCAGCAAAATTTGCTACTGCAAAGAAAAGTATTAAATCAGCTAGAACAAACACAATTACAACAAGTAGTAACTAGAAATGTACTTTTTCAATTAGAGCAAAAAAAATTGTCAGGAAAAGAAGTTGTAAATTTAGTTGAAATTAACTGGAAAGCAGATGTTGAGAAGAAAGCAGCATTTATTGATAGCTATAGCTTTGATACAGAAAAATACTCGGCAGATTTAGGGCATGTTACGGTTTATATCATTACTCTAACCTCCGAGCATTGGCCTGATTGGAGTGTAGAATACAAAGAGTCAATATGGACACCATAA